cccccacacaaccaGGAagatgtcaccccttccccacacaAGCAGGAAgaggtcacccctcccccacacaaccaGGAAgaggtcacccctcccccacacaaccaGGAagatgtcacccctcccccacacaagcAGGAAgaggtcacccctcccccacacaagcAGGAAgaggtcacccctcccccacacaaccaGGAagatgtcacccctcccccacacaagcAGGAAgaggtcacccctcccccacacaagcAGGAAgaggtcacccctcccccacacaaccaGGAagatgtcacccctcccccacacaagcAGGAagatgtcacccctcccccacacaaccaGGAAgaggtcacccctcccccacacaaccaGGAagatgtcacccctcccccacacaaccaGGAAgaggtcacccctcccccacacaaccaGGAagatgtcacccctcccccacacaaccaGGAagatgtcacccctcccccacacaagcAGGAAgaggtcacccctcccccacacaagcAGGAAgaggtcacccctcccccacacaaccaGGAAGATGTCGCCCCTCCCCCACACAAGCAGGAAgaggtcacccctcccccacacaagcAGGAAGATGTCGCCCCTTCCCCACACAACCAGGAAgaggtcacccctcccccacacaaccaGGAAGGAGCATCCCCGCCACCCGGATAAGTCCCCGCCCAGACATCAACCCGAGGCACTGTACACTGCCACATTACCGAGGGTCAAGGGTAGGGCCGGCCTGGCCCCAGCTCCCTGATCCACGAGCCGTAAATGCCGTGCTGGACCTCGGTTACCAGGGTAAAGAGCAGGAAAATTTACTCATAAAGGTGGTTATAGGTCGTTGAGGGTGTTATGGCAGATAGTTGTTAGTAGACACTGTTGCTTATGGGAAAATAATTGAGATTGATGAGCCATTATAGGCGGGATGGGGTGTGCGCtgagtagtggagggttgtgaaggggggagagagagagagagagagagagagagagagagagagagagagagagagagagagagagagagagagagagagagagagagagagagagagagagagagattgatttTAACCATACCATTCCTGTATTTGATCAACTTAATATTACTGTGGCTGTCCATCACGTCCCTGTCGTCTCTGTGTCACCCAGCTGTACCTGCTGTAACCACTAAgcctggtacaaaaaagaccttTAACCACTAAG
The sequence above is a segment of the Procambarus clarkii isolate CNS0578487 chromosome 44, FALCON_Pclarkii_2.0, whole genome shotgun sequence genome. Coding sequences within it:
- the LOC138350143 gene encoding uncharacterized protein; this encodes MTSCAQSFMTSCAQSSMASRAQSSVASRAQSSVASCAQSSMASRAQSFMASRAQSFMTSCAQSSMASRAQSFMASRAQSFMTSCAQSSMASRAQSSMASRAQSSVVSRAQPSTASRAQSSKGDTVPLNEAAEWGKMERRWEERSGGRKKVGGMEWVTGERDVEKLEEVAPPPHSQEDVAPPPHSQEDVAPPPHNQEDVTPPPHNQEDVTPPPHNQEDVTPSPHKQEEVTPPPHNQEEVTPPPHNQEDVTPPPHKQEEVTPPPHKQEEVTPPPHNQEDVTPPPHKQEEVTPPPHKQEEVTPPPHNQEDVTPPPHKQEDVTPPPHNQEEVTPPPHNQEDVTPPPHNQEEVTPPPHNQEDVTPPPHNQEDVTPPPHKQEEVTPPPHKQEEVTPPPHNQEDVAPPPHKQEEVTPPPHKQEDVAPSPHNQEEVTPPPHNQEGASPPPG